A single region of the Pseudomonas mandelii genome encodes:
- the speB gene encoding agmatinase, translating to MDKILHQPLGGNEMPRFGGIATMMRLPHLPTAAGLDAAFVGVPLDIGTSLRPGTRFGPREIRAESVMIRPYNMATGAAPFDSLSVADIGDVAINTFNLLDAVRIIEESYDAILEHNVIPLTLGGDHTITLPILRAIHKKHGKVGLVHIDAHADVNDHMFGEKVAHGTTFRRAAEEGLIDCDRVVQIGLRAQGYTSEDFNWSRKQGFRVVQAEECWHKSLAPLMAEVREKVGGGPVYLTFDIDGIDPAWAPGTGTPEIGGLTTIQAIEIIRGCQGLDLIGCDLVEVSPAYDTTGNTSLLAANLLYEMLCVLPGVAHR from the coding sequence GTGGACAAAATTCTTCACCAACCACTGGGCGGCAATGAAATGCCGCGCTTCGGCGGCATCGCCACCATGATGCGACTCCCCCATTTGCCTACCGCTGCCGGTCTGGATGCTGCCTTTGTTGGCGTCCCGCTGGACATCGGCACCTCGCTGCGCCCCGGCACCCGCTTCGGACCTCGCGAAATCCGCGCTGAATCGGTGATGATCCGCCCGTACAACATGGCGACCGGCGCTGCACCGTTCGATTCGCTGTCGGTGGCCGACATCGGCGATGTGGCGATCAATACGTTCAACCTGCTGGACGCGGTGCGGATCATCGAAGAATCCTACGACGCCATCCTCGAACACAATGTGATCCCGCTGACCCTGGGCGGCGACCACACCATCACCCTGCCAATCCTGCGTGCCATTCACAAGAAGCACGGCAAGGTCGGCCTGGTGCACATCGACGCTCACGCCGATGTGAACGATCACATGTTTGGCGAGAAAGTCGCCCACGGCACCACCTTCCGTCGCGCGGCCGAAGAAGGCCTGATCGACTGCGATCGCGTGGTGCAAATCGGCTTGCGCGCTCAGGGCTACACCTCCGAAGACTTCAACTGGAGCCGTAAACAGGGCTTCCGTGTGGTTCAGGCTGAAGAGTGCTGGCACAAATCCCTGGCACCGCTGATGGCCGAAGTGCGCGAGAAAGTCGGCGGCGGTCCGGTGTACCTGACTTTCGACATCGACGGCATCGACCCGGCTTGGGCGCCAGGCACCGGCACCCCGGAAATCGGTGGTCTGACGACCATTCAGGCAATTGAAATCATTCGCGGCTGCCAAGGCCTCGACCTGATCGGCTGCGATCTGGTAGAAGTCTCGCCCGCTTATGACACCACCGGCAACACCTCGCTGCTGGCCGCCAACCTGCTGTACGAAATGCTCTGCGTACTGCCGGGCGTGGCCCACCGCTGA
- a CDS encoding YybH family protein yields MNERDQVLKAAADLVTAFARNDREAYFGAFSADASFVFYTLEQPLLSRDAYQALWETWRAEDGFEVLACTSSNAFVSLQGDVAVFIHDVATELRMQGEQHFSQERETIVFRRQQQGLWLACHEHLSAMPEGLPPP; encoded by the coding sequence ATGAACGAACGTGATCAGGTGTTGAAAGCCGCCGCCGATCTGGTGACGGCCTTTGCCCGCAACGATCGCGAAGCCTACTTCGGCGCGTTCAGCGCCGACGCCAGCTTCGTGTTCTACACCCTCGAACAGCCCCTGCTGTCGCGCGATGCCTATCAGGCGTTGTGGGAAACCTGGCGCGCCGAGGATGGCTTCGAGGTGCTTGCGTGCACGTCGAGCAACGCCTTCGTCAGCCTGCAGGGTGACGTGGCGGTTTTCATCCATGACGTGGCCACCGAGCTGCGCATGCAAGGGGAGCAACACTTCAGCCAGGAGCGCGAGACGATTGTGTTTCGCCGACAACAACAAGGCCTATGGCTGGCCTGCCACGAACATTTGTCCGCAATGCCGGAAGGGCTGCCACCCCCTTAG
- a CDS encoding purine-cytosine permease family protein produces the protein MNNNNNDQSLTQIETHGVEQIPDNERTAGPTDLFRMIFGGSNTFATAVLGSFPVLFGLSFQSGVWAIVLGVLLGSLILAPMGLFGPLNGTNNAVSSGAHFGVHGRIVGSFLSLLTAIAFFSLSVWSSGDALIGGAKRLIGLPETDLTLGLAYGLFAILVLTVCIYGFRFLLWVNKIAVWSASLLFLLGIFAFAGPFDVNYAGTVNMGQPGFWAAFIGAALVAMSNPISFGAFLGDWSRYIPRETSKRRIMAAVVISQIATFIPFLFGLATATIVAIKAPDYIAANNYVGGLLAVSPSWFFLPVCLIAVIGGMSTGTTSLYGTGLDMSSVFPRVLSRVKATLLIGVMSIAFIFIGRFAANLVQSVSTFAVLIITCTTPWMVIMIIGLVVRRGFYCPDDLQVFTRGEKGGRYWFTHGWNWRGLGAWIPSALVGLCFVNLPGQFVGVLGDLAGGIDISLPVTLGLASLVYLTLLSLFPEPAAVFGPNDARSKGTDALSKPAMRQAA, from the coding sequence ATGAATAACAACAACAACGACCAAAGCCTTACGCAGATTGAAACCCACGGGGTCGAACAGATCCCGGACAACGAACGCACCGCAGGCCCGACGGACTTGTTCCGGATGATCTTCGGCGGTTCCAACACTTTTGCCACCGCCGTGCTCGGCAGTTTCCCGGTGCTGTTCGGCCTGTCTTTTCAGTCCGGTGTCTGGGCGATTGTGCTGGGCGTGCTGCTGGGCTCGCTGATCCTCGCGCCAATGGGCCTGTTCGGGCCACTCAATGGCACCAACAACGCCGTGTCTTCCGGTGCGCATTTCGGCGTGCACGGGCGGATCGTCGGTTCGTTCCTGTCGCTGCTGACCGCCATCGCCTTCTTCTCGCTCTCGGTGTGGAGTTCGGGTGATGCGCTGATCGGTGGCGCCAAACGCCTGATCGGTCTGCCGGAAACCGACCTGACCCTGGGCCTGGCCTACGGGCTGTTCGCGATCCTGGTGCTGACGGTTTGCATCTATGGCTTTCGCTTCCTGCTGTGGGTCAACAAAATCGCGGTATGGAGCGCCAGCCTGTTGTTCCTGCTGGGCATCTTCGCCTTCGCCGGGCCGTTCGATGTGAATTACGCCGGCACCGTCAATATGGGTCAGCCAGGTTTCTGGGCGGCCTTCATCGGTGCTGCACTGGTGGCGATGAGCAACCCGATTTCCTTCGGCGCGTTCCTCGGCGACTGGTCGCGCTACATCCCGCGTGAGACCTCCAAGCGCCGGATCATGGCCGCCGTGGTGATCTCGCAGATCGCGACGTTCATTCCGTTCCTGTTCGGCCTGGCCACCGCCACCATCGTAGCGATCAAGGCACCGGACTACATCGCGGCCAACAACTACGTCGGCGGTTTGCTGGCGGTCTCGCCGAGCTGGTTCTTCCTGCCTGTGTGCCTGATCGCGGTGATCGGCGGCATGTCCACCGGCACTACTTCGCTGTATGGCACCGGGCTGGACATGTCCAGCGTGTTCCCTCGGGTGCTGTCGCGGGTCAAGGCGACGTTGCTGATCGGTGTGATGTCGATTGCCTTCATCTTCATCGGGCGCTTCGCCGCGAACCTGGTGCAGAGCGTGTCGACCTTCGCCGTGCTGATCATCACCTGCACCACCCCGTGGATGGTGATCATGATCATCGGCCTGGTGGTGCGTCGCGGCTTCTACTGCCCGGATGACCTGCAAGTGTTCACCCGCGGCGAGAAAGGTGGCCGCTACTGGTTCACCCATGGCTGGAACTGGCGTGGCCTGGGAGCCTGGATCCCGAGTGCGCTGGTGGGTTTGTGCTTTGTGAACCTGCCGGGGCAGTTTGTGGGTGTGCTGGGCGATCTGGCTGGCGGCATCGACATCAGCCTGCCGGTCACCCTCGGCCTGGCCTCGCTGGTGTACCTGACGCTGCTGAGCCTGTTTCCGGAACCGGCTGCGGTGTTCGGGCCGAATGATGCACGCAGCAAGGGCACGGATGCGCTCAGTAAACCGGCGATGCGACAAGCCGCCTGA
- a CDS encoding sodium:solute symporter, giving the protein MALDLFVVLIYAAAMLILGYFGMRKAKTNEDYLVAGRNLGPSLYMGTMAATVLGGASTVGTVRLGYVHGISGFWLCAALGCGIVALNLFLAKPLLKLKVFTVTQVLEKRYNPMARTASASIMLAYALMIGVTSILAIGTVLQVLFGLPFWMSVILGGGVVVIYSAIGGMWSLTLTDIVQFGIQTVGLMFLLLPICLYRVGGWDQLVAQLPAASFSFTSIGWDTIITYFMIYFFGILIGQDIWQRVFTARSEKVAKYAGTTAGIYCIIYGLVCALIGMAAHVLIPDLDNVNNAFAAIVKVSLPDGIRGLVIAAALAAMMSTASAGLLAASTTLTEDLLPKLRGGKPSSLGINRLFTLLTGIAVLGIALVVNDVISALTLAYNLLVGGMLIPLMGAIFWKRATTAGAIASMGMGFATALLFMFKDGMDANTPIYYSLGVGLVSFVVVSLLSPRPATMASAA; this is encoded by the coding sequence ATGGCTTTGGATTTATTCGTCGTACTCATCTACGCCGCCGCGATGCTGATACTCGGCTACTTCGGCATGCGCAAGGCCAAGACCAACGAAGACTACTTGGTCGCCGGTCGCAACCTCGGCCCGAGCCTGTACATGGGCACCATGGCCGCCACCGTTCTGGGCGGCGCGTCCACCGTGGGCACCGTGCGCCTGGGCTACGTTCATGGCATCTCCGGTTTCTGGCTCTGCGCCGCACTGGGTTGCGGGATCGTCGCGCTGAACCTGTTCCTCGCCAAACCGCTGTTGAAGCTGAAGGTTTTCACCGTTACTCAAGTGCTGGAAAAGCGCTACAACCCAATGGCTCGTACCGCAAGCGCGAGCATCATGCTGGCCTATGCGCTGATGATCGGCGTGACCTCGATCCTGGCGATCGGCACCGTGCTGCAAGTGCTGTTCGGCCTTCCGTTCTGGATGTCGGTAATTCTCGGCGGTGGCGTGGTGGTGATCTACTCGGCCATCGGCGGAATGTGGTCGCTGACCCTGACCGACATCGTCCAGTTCGGTATCCAGACCGTAGGCCTGATGTTCCTGCTGCTGCCAATCTGCTTGTACCGAGTGGGTGGCTGGGATCAACTGGTTGCACAATTGCCGGCTGCCAGCTTCAGCTTCACCAGCATTGGCTGGGACACCATCATCACCTACTTCATGATTTACTTCTTCGGCATCCTGATAGGCCAGGATATCTGGCAACGGGTGTTCACCGCACGAAGCGAGAAAGTTGCGAAGTATGCCGGTACCACCGCGGGCATCTACTGCATCATCTACGGCCTGGTCTGTGCATTGATCGGCATGGCCGCTCACGTACTGATCCCGGATCTGGACAACGTCAATAACGCTTTTGCCGCTATCGTCAAAGTCTCGCTGCCGGACGGCATCCGTGGCTTGGTGATCGCGGCTGCCCTGGCAGCAATGATGTCCACCGCCAGCGCCGGCCTGCTCGCCGCATCCACCACCCTGACCGAAGACCTGCTGCCGAAACTGCGCGGCGGCAAACCGTCGAGCCTGGGCATCAATCGCCTGTTCACCCTGCTGACCGGTATCGCCGTGCTGGGTATCGCGCTGGTGGTAAACGATGTGATCAGTGCCTTGACCCTGGCTTACAACCTGTTGGTGGGCGGCATGCTGATTCCGCTGATGGGCGCGATCTTCTGGAAACGCGCAACCACCGCCGGCGCTATCGCCAGCATGGGCATGGGCTTTGCCACTGCGCTGCTGTTCATGTTCAAGGACGGTATGGACGCCAACACTCCGATCTACTACAGCCTCGGCGTGGGCCTGGTGAGCTTCGTGGTGGTCAGCTTGCTGTCCCCTCGTCCGGCAACGATGGCCAGCGCCGCCTAA
- a CDS encoding MBL fold metallo-hydrolase, with translation MKIVSRDQWFEVKQLSDGIRLIHEPYIRPFYRCNLWHIQGRDKDLLLDSGSGLVSLREQLPWITERPLVAVASHCHFDHIAGHHEFPERLVHPAEADILAAPDGENDLSRAFVGDEMFEAHPDCPLCYAEYRVKAAPATGMIEEGDVLDLGNRVLQVLHTPGHSPGGISLYEAATETLFSGDIIYDGPLIEDAYHSNLDDYARSLQRLRALPIRTVHGGHFGSFSGEHLRTMIDEWQRSHT, from the coding sequence ATGAAGATTGTTTCGCGCGATCAGTGGTTCGAGGTCAAACAGCTCAGTGACGGCATTCGGCTGATTCACGAGCCTTACATCCGGCCCTTCTATCGCTGCAACCTCTGGCACATTCAGGGCCGCGACAAGGACTTGCTGCTGGACAGCGGTTCCGGGTTGGTGAGCCTGCGCGAGCAGTTGCCGTGGATCACCGAGCGGCCGCTGGTGGCAGTGGCCAGTCATTGCCATTTCGACCACATTGCCGGTCATCACGAATTTCCCGAGCGCCTGGTGCATCCGGCCGAGGCCGACATCCTGGCGGCACCCGACGGCGAAAACGATTTGAGCCGGGCGTTTGTCGGCGACGAGATGTTCGAGGCGCACCCGGACTGCCCGTTGTGCTATGCCGAATATCGGGTCAAAGCCGCGCCGGCCACGGGGATGATTGAAGAAGGCGACGTGCTGGATCTGGGCAATCGCGTACTGCAGGTGCTGCATACGCCGGGGCATTCACCGGGCGGCATCAGCCTGTACGAAGCGGCAACCGAGACGCTGTTCAGCGGCGACATCATCTACGACGGCCCGCTGATCGAAGACGCCTACCACTCCAATCTCGACGACTACGCTCGCAGCCTGCAGCGCTTGCGCGCGTTGCCGATCCGTACGGTGCACGGCGGGCATTTCGGGAGTTTTTCCGGGGAGCATTTGCGCACGATGATTGACGAGTGGCAGCGCTCACACACCTGA
- a CDS encoding HAD family hydrolase produces the protein MKRAAVRAAVHRFISRLLEGQDDFDDNASLAQLGLDKQDIEELIFHLEDELGLTAFTAEEDRMLKDARTANDLSRFLVEIGRH, from the coding sequence ATGAAAAGAGCTGCCGTTCGTGCCGCCGTGCATCGTTTCATCAGCCGCCTGCTGGAGGGTCAGGATGACTTCGACGACAACGCCAGCCTGGCGCAGTTGGGATTGGATAAACAGGATATCGAAGAGCTGATCTTCCATCTGGAGGATGAGCTGGGGTTGACGGCGTTTACGGCGGAAGAAGACCGTATGCTCAAGGATGCCAGGACGGCGAATGATTTGAGTCGGTTTTTGGTGGAGATTGGACGGCATTGA
- a CDS encoding PA1414 family protein, translated as MKEKIQNWLHDLGVALGLIEPPLQPVPIRTDDEQRRRQPRRR; from the coding sequence ATGAAAGAGAAAATTCAAAACTGGCTGCACGATCTGGGTGTTGCACTCGGTTTGATCGAACCGCCTCTGCAACCTGTTCCTATTCGCACCGACGACGAACAGCGTCGACGCCAGCCGCGCCGTCGGTAA
- the ptrR gene encoding putrescine utilization regulator PtrR, with amino-acid sequence MEFSQLRIFQAVAQEGSITRAAERLHRVPSNLSTRLKQLEEQLGVELFVRERQRLQLSPAGKVLLDYTAKLFNLRDEAQAAVQGGQPAGDFVLGTMYSTAAIHLPGLLARYHRTYPAVNLQVQSGPSGELLEGLLTGRLDAALVDGPLELAGLDGVPLCDERLVLISEADHPPVRSAMDVEGRSVFTFRQGCSYRMRLEAWFAHDHAAMGRAMEIESYPGMLACVIAGSGVALMSESMLASLPGRESVAVHPLAEPFAHATTWLMWRKGMVGANLNAWIEQQQAVYPSASMQASAIA; translated from the coding sequence GTGGAGTTCAGCCAATTGCGGATTTTCCAGGCCGTGGCGCAGGAGGGGTCGATCACCCGTGCTGCCGAACGGTTGCACCGGGTGCCGTCTAACCTGTCAACGCGACTCAAGCAACTTGAAGAGCAGCTCGGTGTAGAGCTTTTCGTCCGCGAGCGTCAGCGTTTGCAACTGTCACCTGCGGGAAAAGTCCTGCTGGACTACACCGCCAAGCTTTTTAACTTGCGCGACGAAGCCCAGGCGGCGGTGCAGGGCGGGCAACCGGCCGGGGACTTCGTGCTGGGCACCATGTACAGCACGGCGGCGATTCATCTGCCAGGGTTGTTGGCGCGTTATCACCGCACGTATCCGGCGGTGAACCTGCAAGTGCAGTCCGGGCCCAGCGGTGAATTGCTTGAAGGTTTGCTCACCGGTCGTCTCGATGCGGCCTTGGTGGATGGCCCGCTGGAGCTGGCCGGTCTGGACGGTGTGCCGTTATGCGACGAGCGGCTGGTGCTGATCAGCGAGGCCGATCACCCGCCGGTCCGCAGCGCCATGGACGTGGAAGGGCGCTCGGTGTTTACCTTTCGTCAGGGCTGCTCCTACCGCATGCGTCTTGAAGCCTGGTTTGCCCATGACCACGCGGCCATGGGCCGGGCGATGGAGATCGAGTCTTACCCGGGCATGCTGGCGTGTGTGATTGCTGGCTCGGGCGTGGCGCTGATGTCGGAGTCGATGCTGGCAAGCCTGCCGGGCCGTGAAAGCGTGGCGGTGCACCCGCTGGCGGAGCCGTTTGCCCACGCGACGACCTGGTTGATGTGGCGCAAAGGCATGGTCGGGGCCAACCTGAACGCGTGGATTGAACAGCAACAAGCGGTCTATCCATCGGCGTCGATGCAGGCTTCGGCGATTGCTTGA
- a CDS encoding MFS transporter: MSPLIRLLASFIALMMAMGIGRFALTPQMPHLLSEGQIDLTAAGLIAAANYLGYFVGAVDAMFSRRPEQVRRRLLGGLWLCVLLTLASFWANGFWSHLVLRFGTGVASAWVLVMITALSQPLAAAAGRPRLGAQVFAGPGLGIFLTGMLALGSHLLGQTSATLWLVYAGVALAMLLGILPFLPQSTATAVAAPSTATSNQQGIGRLGVIYGLYGLGYIIPATFLSQMASAQFHGQWQADLFWPCFGLASAIGVVLVSLRRQTPNGTRHWLMVTLWLQAAGVFACLLGSGPGLALGVILCGTPFLACMQLVMQRSRELAPHATQRNAGLLTACFAVGQLAGPLLAALSSHFSGGLQPALVVAGSGLLVAGGLLLRPVTAAPGLCANDGAPTAQR; this comes from the coding sequence ATGTCTCCCTTGATTCGCTTACTCGCCAGTTTTATCGCCCTGATGATGGCCATGGGGATCGGGCGTTTCGCCCTCACACCGCAAATGCCGCACTTGCTCAGCGAAGGTCAGATCGACCTGACTGCCGCCGGTCTGATTGCCGCCGCCAACTACCTCGGCTACTTCGTCGGTGCCGTGGATGCCATGTTCTCTCGCCGTCCCGAACAAGTTCGTCGGCGACTGCTCGGTGGGTTGTGGCTGTGTGTGCTGCTGACGCTGGCGTCGTTCTGGGCCAACGGGTTCTGGTCGCACCTGGTGCTGCGATTCGGAACCGGGGTGGCCAGCGCCTGGGTGCTGGTGATGATCACGGCGTTGAGCCAGCCACTGGCAGCGGCAGCCGGCCGCCCACGACTGGGCGCCCAGGTATTTGCCGGACCTGGTTTGGGGATTTTTCTCACAGGAATGTTGGCGTTGGGCTCGCACCTGCTGGGGCAGACGTCTGCAACCCTGTGGCTGGTGTATGCCGGTGTCGCATTGGCAATGCTGCTGGGGATTCTGCCGTTTTTGCCGCAATCGACCGCGACTGCGGTTGCCGCACCGAGCACAGCCACTTCGAACCAGCAAGGCATTGGCCGCCTAGGTGTGATCTACGGGTTGTACGGCTTGGGCTACATCATCCCCGCCACGTTCCTTTCGCAAATGGCCAGCGCACAGTTCCATGGCCAATGGCAGGCCGACCTGTTCTGGCCGTGCTTCGGCCTGGCGTCGGCCATCGGAGTGGTGCTGGTCAGTCTGCGTCGACAAACCCCGAATGGCACCCGCCACTGGCTGATGGTGACGTTGTGGCTGCAAGCCGCCGGCGTCTTTGCCTGCCTGTTGGGCAGCGGGCCGGGCCTGGCGCTGGGGGTGATTCTTTGCGGCACGCCGTTCCTGGCCTGCATGCAATTGGTGATGCAACGCTCCCGGGAACTGGCGCCCCACGCTACTCAACGCAACGCCGGGTTGCTGACGGCGTGCTTTGCGGTGGGTCAACTCGCCGGGCCGTTGCTGGCGGCGTTGAGCAGCCATTTCAGCGGCGGTCTGCAGCCAGCACTGGTGGTCGCCGGTAGCGGCTTGCTTGTCGCTGGCGGCCTGCTGTTGCGTCCGGTCACTGCTGCCCCAGGGCTTTGCGCAAACGACGGCGCACCCACTGCTCAGCGCTGA
- a CDS encoding DMT family transporter, whose translation MSASRRSADGFALQVMVGLCLIWGVQQVMIKWAAPDIAPVMQAAGRSGISALLVGLLICWKGGWDQVSSTWRGGLLAGALFGLEFFFISEGLQLTTAAHMSVFLYTAPIFTALGVHWLLPSERLRPVQWLGIFLAFVGIAIAFAGGVSWDNLDHRMLMGDALGVLAGASWGATTVVVRASRLSEAPVTLTLFYQLIVGFVGLLLIAILSGQVTHVSLTTVAVASVLFQGLVVSFFSYLTWFWLLRRYLAANLAVFSFMTPLFGVTFGVVLLGEELSLNFVIGAVLVLLGITFVSAEQWVRRRLRKALGQQ comes from the coding sequence GTGAGCGCCAGCCGGCGTAGCGCCGATGGGTTTGCCCTGCAAGTGATGGTCGGGTTGTGCCTGATCTGGGGCGTGCAGCAGGTGATGATCAAATGGGCGGCGCCCGACATCGCTCCGGTCATGCAAGCGGCGGGGCGGTCGGGTATTTCCGCGTTGCTTGTAGGACTGTTGATCTGCTGGAAGGGTGGCTGGGACCAGGTCAGCAGCACCTGGCGCGGTGGCTTGTTGGCCGGTGCGTTGTTTGGTCTGGAGTTCTTTTTCATTTCCGAAGGTTTGCAACTGACCACGGCAGCGCATATGTCGGTGTTCCTTTACACCGCGCCGATTTTTACCGCGTTGGGCGTGCACTGGCTGCTGCCGAGCGAACGTCTGAGGCCGGTGCAATGGCTGGGGATTTTCCTCGCCTTCGTCGGGATCGCCATCGCGTTTGCCGGCGGCGTGTCCTGGGACAACCTCGACCACCGCATGTTGATGGGCGATGCGTTGGGCGTACTGGCCGGGGCATCCTGGGGCGCGACCACGGTGGTGGTGCGTGCCTCGCGACTGTCGGAAGCCCCGGTCACGCTGACCCTGTTTTACCAACTGATCGTCGGTTTCGTTGGGCTGCTGCTGATCGCGATCCTCAGCGGTCAGGTGACCCACGTCAGCCTGACCACCGTGGCGGTGGCGAGCGTGCTGTTCCAGGGATTGGTCGTGTCGTTCTTCAGCTACCTGACGTGGTTCTGGCTGTTGCGCCGTTACCTGGCCGCGAACCTGGCGGTGTTTTCGTTCATGACACCGCTGTTCGGTGTCACATTCGGCGTGGTGTTGCTGGGTGAGGAGCTGAGCCTGAACTTCGTCATCGGTGCCGTGCTGGTGTTGTTGGGCATCACGTTTGTCAGCGCTGAGCAGTGGGTGCGCCGTCGTTTGCGCAAAGCCCTGGGGCAGCAGTGA
- a CDS encoding DUF2177 family protein: MKKGLFAYAGTLLAFLVLDGLWLGVLMAPTYRALLGPLMLDQPLLAPAAVFYLLYVLGCVVFVVLPAKTWRRASALGALLGLVAYGTYDLSNWATLNGWSAQLALMDMAWGTLATCIACTVGYWVARKVQ; this comes from the coding sequence ATGAAAAAAGGGCTGTTTGCCTACGCGGGCACCTTGCTCGCGTTTCTTGTGCTCGACGGCCTATGGCTGGGCGTGCTGATGGCGCCGACTTATCGGGCGCTGCTCGGTCCGCTGATGCTCGACCAACCGCTGCTGGCCCCGGCAGCGGTGTTCTATCTTCTTTATGTATTGGGTTGCGTGGTGTTCGTGGTGTTGCCGGCGAAGACCTGGCGACGAGCTTCGGCGCTGGGCGCGCTATTGGGTCTGGTGGCTTACGGCACGTATGACCTGAGTAACTGGGCAACCTTGAACGGATGGTCGGCGCAGTTGGCGTTGATGGACATGGCCTGGGGCACGTTGGCCACCTGCATTGCCTGCACGGTCGGATATTGGGTCGCGCGAAAAGTGCAGTGA
- a CDS encoding CvfB family protein, translating to MALVGRYNSLQVVKHTNFGLYLDGGADGEILLPNRYIPKDIPSEDEDWLNVFVYLDSDDKLIATTEKPKVQVGEFASLKVVEVNSIGVFLDWGLPKDLLLPYSEEKRQMTAGEYVVVHVYLDKHTRRITATARLDRYLDKTPASYTPGQEVDLLVAEATDMGFKAIINNKHWGLIHKNEIFKFMRAGKEEKGFIKEVRADGKISLSLQPVGEEAATSLNSKILAKLRENNGTLPVSDKSDPTVITSLFGVSKGNFKKAIGALYKNGQIVIHADRIELS from the coding sequence ATGGCTTTAGTCGGGCGCTACAACAGTTTGCAAGTGGTTAAACACACTAACTTCGGTTTATATCTTGACGGTGGCGCGGATGGCGAAATCCTCCTGCCTAATCGTTATATTCCCAAAGATATTCCCAGCGAAGATGAAGATTGGCTCAACGTTTTTGTTTATCTGGACAGCGATGACAAACTCATCGCAACTACCGAAAAGCCGAAAGTTCAGGTCGGTGAATTCGCCAGTTTGAAAGTCGTTGAGGTCAACAGCATCGGTGTTTTCCTGGATTGGGGCCTGCCGAAGGATTTGCTGCTGCCGTACTCCGAAGAAAAGCGCCAGATGACGGCCGGTGAATATGTCGTGGTGCACGTCTACCTCGACAAGCACACCCGCCGCATCACCGCGACGGCGCGCCTGGACCGCTACCTCGACAAGACCCCGGCCAGTTACACCCCAGGCCAGGAAGTTGATCTGCTGGTGGCCGAAGCGACCGACATGGGCTTCAAGGCAATCATCAACAACAAGCACTGGGGCCTGATTCACAAGAACGAAATCTTCAAGTTCATGCGCGCCGGCAAGGAAGAGAAGGGCTTTATCAAAGAAGTCCGTGCCGACGGCAAGATCAGCCTGAGCCTGCAACCGGTGGGCGAAGAAGCCGCCACCAGCCTCAACTCGAAGATCCTCGCCAAGTTACGTGAGAACAACGGCACCCTGCCGGTCAGCGACAAGAGCGACCCGACCGTGATCACCAGCCTGTTTGGTGTCAGTAAAGGCAACTTCAAGAAGGCTATCGGTGCGCTGTACAAGAATGGCCAGATCGTCATTCATGCGGATCGCATTGAACTAAGCTGA
- a CDS encoding TorF family putative porin, whose product MLKPSHLLLGTLLSCSVANAQIFQRELGDFDLKLGTTPSRSMAQGLVKPASTGSFHGGLDLSHDSGFYAGQWAPSMGLSPGANLEVDSYLGFKQPFDNTLGYEVGMIHYSYPKVDTLDSQEFFGGLTFLGSRFGAAFSNDPDKQNSTVFADLGGNQPFGIGISMKYTTHQLNTPASVDGGYIGSFTDWSVQLSRPFMGVDLNLIYSDSSLSGSDCSAYSGHNSQCDGLVTLKAERPFY is encoded by the coding sequence ATGCTCAAACCCTCCCATTTATTGCTCGGCACCCTGCTGTCGTGTTCGGTCGCCAACGCGCAAATCTTCCAGCGTGAATTGGGCGATTTCGATCTCAAACTCGGCACCACCCCCAGCCGCAGCATGGCCCAAGGGCTGGTCAAGCCCGCCAGCACCGGTTCGTTCCACGGTGGTCTCGACCTGAGCCATGACAGTGGCTTTTACGCGGGGCAATGGGCGCCGAGCATGGGTTTATCCCCTGGGGCCAACCTTGAAGTCGACTCCTACCTGGGCTTTAAACAGCCTTTCGATAATACCCTCGGGTACGAAGTCGGCATGATCCATTACAGCTACCCGAAAGTGGACACCCTCGACAGCCAGGAGTTTTTCGGTGGCCTGACCTTTCTCGGCAGCCGTTTCGGCGCAGCCTTCAGCAACGACCCGGACAAACAGAACAGCACCGTCTTCGCCGACCTGGGCGGCAATCAGCCGTTCGGCATCGGGATCAGCATGAAATACACCACCCACCAACTCAACACGCCAGCGTCGGTCGACGGCGGCTATATCGGCAGTTTCACCGATTGGTCGGTGCAACTTTCCCGGCCGTTCATGGGTGTCGACCTCAACCTGATCTACAGCGATTCAAGCCTCAGCGGCAGCGACTGTTCCGCCTACTCCGGGCACAACAGCCAGTGCGACGGGTTGGTCACCCTCAAGGCCGAGCGCCCCTTCTATTGA